GGGGCCTTAGCTCAGCTGGGAGAGCGCCTGCTTTGCACGCAGGAGGTCAGCGGTTCGATCCCGCTAGGCTCCACCATATAAGTCCGGTAATGATGGCGAAGAGGCCACACCCGTTCCCATTCCGAACACGGAAGTTAAGCTCTTCAGCGCCGATGGTAGTTGGGGCTCACGCCCCTGTGAGAGTAGGACGTTGCCGGGCACAAAGAGACCAGTTCATTATATGAGCTGGTTTTTTTGTGTTTTATTTACATAGAGAGAAATTCAGAAATGAACTGTACCTTATCTATAAAATGCTCTGGGATTATCTCTTTGGTTAATATGGCATAAGAAGGGGACGTCGTCAGAGAAGGTCTGCTAAAGGCCGTGCAAGGGGTATAAAGCGTGGACAAAGTGGAGTGCTTCATTTGGCATCCCCATACACAAGTGTATAGTTATCTCAACATTAGTTTTCTTGTGAAGATGCCCAGAAATGTTAGGAATGTAGGTTTCTAATCCTGCTAATGTGGGTAAAATTTTATTATTGGCTTTCTGTCTGTCTGCAAAAATTTGTATATACATAAAATTAATGTGTGGAGTAATTCGTTGTCAAAATGAGAAAACTTTTTTATAATTAAAGTCAAATATAGTCAAAGTCAAGGCAGCGAGAGGGGGAGTCAAGCGATGAAAAATATTTCAGATATTATTGAGGGTTATTTGAAGAATGTTTTAGAAATGAGCGAAAAGGAATTGGTCGAAATTAAGCGAAGCGAAATTGCTGACAAGTTTCAATGTGTCCCCTCTCAAATCAACTATGTTATTAACACCCGCTTTACTATTGAACGAGGCTATCTTGTGGAAAGCAAACGTGGCGGAGGCGGATATATTCGAATTATGCGGGTTCAGTCTCATGATAGGGCGCATCTTATCGAACAGATCAGCAATCTCGTTGGCGATCGGATTTCACAGAGTAAT
The nucleotide sequence above comes from Pradoshia eiseniae. Encoded proteins:
- a CDS encoding CtsR family transcriptional regulator, with product MKNISDIIEGYLKNVLEMSEKELVEIKRSEIADKFQCVPSQINYVINTRFTIERGYLVESKRGGGGYIRIMRVQSHDRAHLIEQISNLVGDRISQSNSEALIGRLVEEEVVSLREAKIMMSVMDRSVLHYDLPERDELRARILKAMFMTLRYK